A stretch of DNA from Sphingomonas sp. SORGH_AS_0879:
GAACTTCTTCGACGGACGCAGCGTGACCGGCGGCTTCCTCTACCCCGCCTTCCCCGCCGGCGACGGGGTCTGGGCGCAGACCAAGGCGCTCTATGCCCTCTTTGGAGCCCAGACGAAGGATGCCTTCGCACCGGGCGACCTGAATTCGCAGACCGAGAAGACCTACACCGCCTGGGGCGCGGTCGATTATGCCTTCGAAGGCGCGGGCCTGCGTTTCGATGGCGGCATCGGTGTCCGGCTGGTCAAGACCGACCTGACCTCGTTCGGCACCCAGTTCAATTCCGACGGGACCAGTTCGCCGCTCTCGATCCAGAACAGCTATACCCGCGCGCTGCCCAGCGTGAACCTGCGGGCGCGGATCACCGAAGAATTCCAGATGCGCTTCGCCTATTCCAAGGGGCTGGCGCGGCCGAATTTCGATCAATTGTCGACCAACCTGACGCTGAACAACCCCAATCAGATCAATCCGATCACCGGCCGTCCCAGCGCCAATTCGGGCAATCCGCGCCTGCGGCCGATCTCATCGAACAATTTCGACGTGACCGCGGAATGGTATTTCGCGCCGGCCGGATCGCTGACCGGCGGTCTCTTCTACAAGAAGGTCGACGGCTTCCTGGCCAGCGGCGTGATCGTCCAGAATTTTCAGGGGCGCGCCTATGACGTCAACACCGTTCTGAATTCAGGCAAGGGCACGGTCAAGGGGGCCGAGATCGGCTATCAGCAGTTCTTCGACTTCCTGCCCGGCCTGCTCAGCGGCTTCGGCGTGCAGGCGAATTACACCTATGTCGACTCCAACGTCACCAACCCGTTCGCCATCGCCGGATCGGGCAACACGCAATTGCCGCTGGAGAAGCTGTCCAAGCATAATTACAATCTGATCGGCCTATACGAAAAGGGGCCGTTGACCGCGCGCCTCGCCTATAACTGGCGGTCGAGCTATCTCGACCAGACGTTCGGCGCGGGCACGAACCAGCCGCAATATGCCAAGCCCTATGCGTCGCTCGATGCCTCGGTCAGCGTCAATCTGAACAGTCATATCGCGGTCTCCGCCGATGCGGTGAACCTGACCAACCGCATGAACGTCACGTACATCGGCACGATGGGCCAGCCGCTTCAGTATCAGCTGAACGATCGCCGCTTCGGCCTGTCGCTCCGCGCGACCTATTGATCCCCGCCTGCCGGCATGGTCTGGATGACGGACCATGCCGGTCTTTTTTCGCACAGGGGGTAGGAAGGATCATGGCCATGCCGCCCGTGTTGGAATTCGCCGCCGATGCCATCCCGACCGTCCGCCAGATCGGCCATGAGCGCGAGCCGGTCGTCATTCTGGACGGTGCGACCGGATGGGTCGAGCATCTGCGCGATTTCGCCGCCACGCGGTCCGCCTTTGCCCCTGCCGCCGGAGTGGGCAGCGCCTATCCTGGCCTGCTCGGTCCTGCGCCGGTCGCCTATGTCGATGCGATGGTGCGCCGGGTCCTGCCGCTGATCGAGACGTATTTCACCGGCACCGCCGTGCGCCCTGCCCGCGCGCGCGGCAATTTTTCGCTGGTCACCACCGATCCCGCCGCATTATCCGAGGATCAACGCGTGCCGCATGTCGACACCGCCGACCGGCTGCAATTTGCCACCGTCCACTTCCTCTCACCGGGCAACGTGGACGGCACCGCGTTTTTTCGCCATCGCGCCACCGGCTTCGAGACGCTGGATGCCGATCGCCTGTCTTCATATCACGCCGCCCGTGCCAGCGATCCGCCACCGCCCGCCGGTTACTGCTCCGATGGCGATGCCGCGTTCGAAATGATCGATGCCATTGCCGCCAGGCCCGACCGGCTGATCCTCTACCGCGCGAACCTGCTCCATTCGGGGCGCATCACCCGCATTCCCGACCGGGCTGCTGACCCCAGTGCGGGACGGCTGACCGGCAACCTGTTCCTGCAATGTCGGCTGGCGGCATGAGCGACGACGCGCCCATCGGCCGGATCGCGATCATCGGCGGAGGCACCGCCGGGTGGATGGCGGCCGCCGCGCTCGCCCGTGTGCTGGGACCTGGGGGACCGACGATCACCTTGGTCGAATCGGAGGAAATCGGCACCGTCGGCGTCGGCGAGGCGACCATCCCGCCGATCCAGGCCTTCAACGCGCTGCTCGGCATCGATGAGGACGATTTCGTCCGCGCGACGCAGGGCACGTTCAAGCTGGGTATCGAGTTCGTCGACTGGCGGCGACCCGGCCATCGCTATTTCCATCCCTTTGGCGTGTACGGCATCGACAAGGGCGCGGTGCCGTTCGAGGCGATGTGGCAGCGGCTGCGGCTGGCGGGGGAGGCCCTTCCGCTCGAAGCCTATTCGATCTGTGCGGCCGCCGCGCGCGCGGGCCGGTTCATGCGGCCCCAGTCGGGCAATACGCCGCTTGCGCATATCGGCTATGCCTTTCATTTCGACGCCGCGCTCTATGCCCGTTTCCTGCGCGGCCATGCCGAGGCCGCTGGCGTTCGCCGTGAGGAGGGCCGTGTCGTGTCGGTCGAGCGCGGGGCCCCACGCGATTTCATCGAAGCGGTCGTACTGGCCGATGGGCGCCGGGTCGCGGCCGATTTCTTTATCGACTGTTCGGGCTTTCACGGCCTGCTGATCGAGGGTGCTCTGGGCGCCGGGTTCGAGGATTGGGGGCATTGGCTGCCCAATGACCGTGCGGTCGCGGTGCCCACCGCCAATGTCGGACCGCCGACGCCCTTCACCCGCTCGACCGCGCATGGCGCAGGGTGGCAATGGCGCATCCCGCTTCAGCATCGCACCGGTAACGGCCTGGTCTATGCCAGCCGCCATCTGTCCGACGACGAGGCGGTCGCGACGCTGCTGGCCCATCTCGACGGTGCGCCGCTGGCCGATCCGCGCCCCTTGCGTTTTCGCACCGGACGGCGGGACCGGTTCTGGATCGGCAACTGCGTGGCGCTGGGCCTGGCCGGGGGCTTTCTGGAGCCATTGGAGTCGACCAGCATCCATCTGATCCAGGCGGGGATTGCGCGGCTGCTGGAAATGCTGCCCACCCAGGCGTTCGAGCCGGCGGACACGCGCCGCTACAACCGGCTGATGGCGGCGGAGTTCGACAGTGTCCGCGACTTTCTGATCCTGCATTTCCACGCGACCGAGCGGCGCGACACCGCCTATTGGCGCGAACTGGCGGGCATGGACATCCCCGAGACTCTGGTCGAACGGCTGGCCATCTACGCCCGCACGGGCCGCGTCTATCGCGAGGCGGACGAGCTGTTCACCAAGACCAGCTGGCTGGCGGTGATGGATGGACAGGGGCTGGTCGCCAGCGGCCATGACCCGCTGGCGCAAAGCGTGCCGATGGACGAGCTGCGCGCGCGATTGGGACGGATCGCGGCGGTGACCCGGGCTGCGACCGGGCATATGCCCGCGCATGGCGACTTCATAGCACGCCACTGTTCCGCGAAAGCCTGATCCCCCACGCGCCACCAGAGGGTCTTCAGCGGGCCATGGCACCCGTCACCGGCGGGCGGCGGCTATCAGGGTGGGCGCGTCGATGGTGAATTTGAACCCGAAGACCAGGGCATTGGGGATGCTCGTCCGGCGGAAGGGCATTCCGGTCTGGTCGGGATGGAGGATATACTGGATGTTGGGCGAGACGCGGACGGCGGGTCCGATCTGCGCGCCATAGGCCAGTTCCATCATATACTGGTTGCGCCGGATGTTGCCGTCACCACCCGCCGCCAGACGAGCCGCGCGCATTCGCTCCATGGCCAGATCGGAGAAGCTTTGCTGGTTGATGACGAAGCCGATCGTGTCCTGATCGCGACCCGCGAAGGTGCCGGTCTGAAGCAGACCCAGCTCCAGGAAATGCCGCTCCTCGACCCGGCCGGACAGGTTGGTCATGGCGACACCGAACACGCCCAACCCGCGATGCGAATTCATGTCCGGTCGCGTCAGCATCTGGTCGAACCGGACATAGAGGCCGCTGCGGCCTTTGAGCGTCGCGGCGGGCCGTCCGCTCAGGATCGCAATTCCGCCCCGGTCGTCGCGCAGCGGATCGGCATAGTCGCCACGGTCGATCCAGCCGCCCAGGATGTAATGACGCGGCAGCCGGTCGGTCTGATAGTCGGAGGCATAGCCCAGCTCATAGGGCACGACGAAGCCGGTGCCGCCCTTGAAGCTGAGGCTTAAACCGTTGTCGTCGGGCCGCTTGCGGTTGGGATTGACCTCGTAGATGCCGGCATGGGCGAACCATCGGTCGGCCACCGTCAGCTTGGCCTTGGCCATCCAACTCGACGCCGGGAAATAGGTGAAGTTGCTGTTCTTGAAGACGAAGGTCGGATTGCCGCAGGCCGAGTTGGTCTGGAAATGGCAATAATAGGGCGAGTTCAGGAAATGGATGTTCGCCTGGCTCTTGCCCGCCTCGATATCGAGCGCGCCGCCGAACAGCTTCTGCTCCCAGGTCAGAATGGCGAGATGGGTGTTCTGGGTGCCCCAGACTTCCTGGACCGAGGTGTTGTTGCCGATGGCGATCTGCGACAGGCTTTGGCCGTGGCGGTTGGTGATGGCCAGGTGCAGGCCACCGTCCTTGATCCCGGCGATCTTGTCGAAGTCGAAGTCCGCACCGACATAGATTTGCCCGGTATAGGCGGCCTTCTGCGCAAAGCCGCCGGTCGTGTTCGCCGCTGCCTCACCGGTATAGTTGAGCGCCAGGGTGATCCCGTCATCGGCCAGCGGCTGATAGGTCTCGACGCCTTTCTTCTTCTGGCCCAGCACCACCGGCACCGTCTTGGTCGCCTGACGCGATACCTGCGGTGCCGCAGGCCCCGTCGCGGGCGGCACGTCCTCCGCTCGCGCACCGGACGCAGCCATTCCCATGCCCAGCGCGGCGATCGCCGCGAGGCTCTTCACTCCAGCCATGACATTTTCCCCTCTTGGAAAACTCTTGTCCGACCCGAAGGCCGCAGATGTCAGACCTGCGCCACCGAGCGCTTGAGCAATCCGACCAGCACCGCGCTGACCACCACTCCGGCCGCCAGCGCCACGACATAGGCGGCAAGATGCGTGACCGCGCCGGGGATCGGCAGCACGAAGACGCCGCCATGCGGCACGCGCAGTTCGACGCCCGCGACCATCGAGATCGCCCCCGCCACCGCCGAACCCGCCATCAGCGACGGGATCACCCGAAGCGGATCGCGCGCCGCGAAGGGGATCGCACCCTCGCTGATAAAGGCCAGGCCGAGCACCGCCGCCGCCGCGCCCGCCTCCCGCTCGTCCGCCGTGAAGCGGTTGCCAAACAGCCGGGTGGCGAGCGCGATGGCGAGCGGCGGGGTCATGCCCGCCGCCATGGTCGCTGCCATCGGGGTATAGACCTGGCTGGCGACCAGTCCGACCGAGAAGGCATAGGCCGCCTTGTTGACCGGCCCGCCCATGTCGAACGCCATCATGCCGCCCAGGATCAGCCCCAGCAGCACCGCGTTCGACCCCTGCATTCCGCGCAGCCATTCGGTCAGGAAGGACAACACGGCGGCGACCGGCGTGCCGACCGCATAGATCATCAGCAGGCCGGTCAGCAGCGTGCCGAGCAGCGGCAGGATCAGGACCGGCTTCAACCCCTGGAGGTTCTTCGGCAGGCGGATGACGCGGTTGAGCGCATCGACGCCGTACCCCGCGATGAAGCCTGCGACGATGCCGCCCAGGAAGCCCGCACCCAGGCTGCTCGCCAGCATCCCCCCGATCATGCCCGGCGCGATGCCGGGCCGGTCGGCGACCGAATAGGCGATGTACCCCGCAAGCGCGGGCACCATCAGCGCGAAGCCGCCCTTGGCCCCGATGGTGAACAGGGCATAAGCGAGCGTGCCCGCATTCGCCTCGTCATTGGCGTGGATGCCGCCCAGCGCGAAGGCGAGCGCGATCAGCAGGCCGCCCGCCACCACGAAGGGCAGCATGAACGACACGCCGGTCATCAGATGCTTGTACGGCCCGGCACGCTCGGTTGCCTCAGGGGTGCTGGCGGCGGTCGTCGCGCCACCCTGCACCTTGGCCTCGGCCAGCGCCTTTTCGATCAGCGCCGCGCCGCCGGTGATGGCAGGCTTGGTATTGCTGGCCAGCACCCGCTTGCCCGCGAAACGCGCGCGGTCGACTTCGCGGTCGGCGGCGATGATCACGACATCGGCCTCGGCGATCTGTTCGGGCGTCAGCGGGTTGCCCGCGCCGACCGACCCCTGCGTCTCGACATGGATATCATAGCCCAGCTGCCGCGCGCCCTCCTGCAACCCCTCCGCCGCCATGAAGGTATGGGCGATACCGGTGGGGCAGGAGGTGATGGCGACGACCTTCTTCGTCGACGTGCCGGGCTTGTCGCCGACATCCAGCGCGGCGGCCGGATCGGCGAGCACCGCCTCCAGCGTCAGCAGCCGGTCGGCGCGCTCGCGGGTCGCCGCGTCGGCGCTGCCTTCCGTGCCGACGAACAGCAGCATGTCGTCACGCCCGGCCGAGACCGGATTGACCACACCCTGTGCGGTGCGCAGTTCGATCTCGATCGACCGGCCCGCATCGCGCGCCGCGCGGCGCAGTGCCTCACCCGCCAGGACGCCGGTGACGCCCGCGTCCCCGGCGTCGACGATCGCCAACAGCCTCTTCATGCGTCCTCTCCCACCATGGACGGGCCGGTGATCCCGGCTCCGCTGATCGTCACTTGCGCCGCCAGCGCGTCGATGGTTGCCAGATCGGGCAGATGCGGCCCCAGCCGCCCCAGCTTGGCGACGGCGAAGGCGGTCGACAGTCGCGCGATCCGCTCCAGCCCCGCGCCCTCGGCGATCCCGGCGGCCAGCCCCGCGACCATCGCGTCGCCCGCGCCCACCGTGCTGGCGAGCGCCCCGGCGGGCAGATGCGCGACGAGCGCGCCTTCCTCCGACACGAAAAGCGCGCCGTCCCCGCCCATCGACACGACCACCAAGGCCACGCCGCGCCGATGCAGCGCGATGGCGCACCCCACGACATCGGCCATGGTCTCCAGCGAGGTGTCGGCCCAGGCGGCCAGTTCGCGGCGATTGGGCTTGACGATCATCGGCAGCACATCGGCGCGCAGGGCCTGGGTGAGCGGCGCGCCGCTGGTGTCGAGCAGCACCCGCGCGCCGCGCGCGGTCAGCGTCGCGACCATCTCGGCATAGAGGATCGGGTCGCATCCGG
This window harbors:
- a CDS encoding DUF6445 family protein, which codes for MAMPPVLEFAADAIPTVRQIGHEREPVVILDGATGWVEHLRDFAATRSAFAPAAGVGSAYPGLLGPAPVAYVDAMVRRVLPLIETYFTGTAVRPARARGNFSLVTTDPAALSEDQRVPHVDTADRLQFATVHFLSPGNVDGTAFFRHRATGFETLDADRLSSYHAARASDPPPPAGYCSDGDAAFEMIDAIAARPDRLILYRANLLHSGRITRIPDRAADPSAGRLTGNLFLQCRLAA
- a CDS encoding tryptophan halogenase family protein, coding for MSDDAPIGRIAIIGGGTAGWMAAAALARVLGPGGPTITLVESEEIGTVGVGEATIPPIQAFNALLGIDEDDFVRATQGTFKLGIEFVDWRRPGHRYFHPFGVYGIDKGAVPFEAMWQRLRLAGEALPLEAYSICAAAARAGRFMRPQSGNTPLAHIGYAFHFDAALYARFLRGHAEAAGVRREEGRVVSVERGAPRDFIEAVVLADGRRVAADFFIDCSGFHGLLIEGALGAGFEDWGHWLPNDRAVAVPTANVGPPTPFTRSTAHGAGWQWRIPLQHRTGNGLVYASRHLSDDEAVATLLAHLDGAPLADPRPLRFRTGRRDRFWIGNCVALGLAGGFLEPLESTSIHLIQAGIARLLEMLPTQAFEPADTRRYNRLMAAEFDSVRDFLILHFHATERRDTAYWRELAGMDIPETLVERLAIYARTGRVYREADELFTKTSWLAVMDGQGLVASGHDPLAQSVPMDELRARLGRIAAVTRAATGHMPAHGDFIARHCSAKA
- a CDS encoding carbohydrate porin gives rise to the protein MAGVKSLAAIAALGMGMAASGARAEDVPPATGPAAPQVSRQATKTVPVVLGQKKKGVETYQPLADDGITLALNYTGEAAANTTGGFAQKAAYTGQIYVGADFDFDKIAGIKDGGLHLAITNRHGQSLSQIAIGNNTSVQEVWGTQNTHLAILTWEQKLFGGALDIEAGKSQANIHFLNSPYYCHFQTNSACGNPTFVFKNSNFTYFPASSWMAKAKLTVADRWFAHAGIYEVNPNRKRPDDNGLSLSFKGGTGFVVPYELGYASDYQTDRLPRHYILGGWIDRGDYADPLRDDRGGIAILSGRPAATLKGRSGLYVRFDQMLTRPDMNSHRGLGVFGVAMTNLSGRVEERHFLELGLLQTGTFAGRDQDTIGFVINQQSFSDLAMERMRAARLAAGGDGNIRRNQYMMELAYGAQIGPAVRVSPNIQYILHPDQTGMPFRRTSIPNALVFGFKFTIDAPTLIAAARR
- a CDS encoding fructose-specific PTS transporter subunit EIIC, with the protein product MKRLLAIVDAGDAGVTGVLAGEALRRAARDAGRSIEIELRTAQGVVNPVSAGRDDMLLFVGTEGSADAATRERADRLLTLEAVLADPAAALDVGDKPGTSTKKVVAITSCPTGIAHTFMAAEGLQEGARQLGYDIHVETQGSVGAGNPLTPEQIAEADVVIIAADREVDRARFAGKRVLASNTKPAITGGAALIEKALAEAKVQGGATTAASTPEATERAGPYKHLMTGVSFMLPFVVAGGLLIALAFALGGIHANDEANAGTLAYALFTIGAKGGFALMVPALAGYIAYSVADRPGIAPGMIGGMLASSLGAGFLGGIVAGFIAGYGVDALNRVIRLPKNLQGLKPVLILPLLGTLLTGLLMIYAVGTPVAAVLSFLTEWLRGMQGSNAVLLGLILGGMMAFDMGGPVNKAAYAFSVGLVASQVYTPMAATMAAGMTPPLAIALATRLFGNRFTADEREAGAAAAVLGLAFISEGAIPFAARDPLRVIPSLMAGSAVAGAISMVAGVELRVPHGGVFVLPIPGAVTHLAAYVVALAAGVVVSAVLVGLLKRSVAQV
- the pfkB gene encoding 1-phosphofructokinase, which produces MRIATVTFNPAIDQTITLDRLVPGEVHRARSIRQDAGGKGVNVASCLADWGAPVTTFGLLGEGNAALFEMLFEQKAIQDRFIRIAGDTRVNMKIVDDTDTTDINMSGPVVGEADVAQVTQGVAAFAGEAALIVLSGSLPPGCDPILYAEMVATLTARGARVLLDTSGAPLTQALRADVLPMIVKPNRRELAAWADTSLETMADVVGCAIALHRRGVALVVVSMGGDGALFVSEEGALVAHLPAGALASTVGAGDAMVAGLAAGIAEGAGLERIARLSTAFAVAKLGRLGPHLPDLATIDALAAQVTISGAGITGPSMVGEDA